A region from the Nematostella vectensis chromosome 13, jaNemVect1.1, whole genome shotgun sequence genome encodes:
- the LOC125558984 gene encoding uncharacterized protein LOC125558984, giving the protein MNEDECIAEFRMRKQDIPIVVDALQLPATIQCSQRTICDADEALCMLLRRFCYPCRYSDLIGRFGRPVPELCMITNTLMDYIFDNHCHRISQWNYDILNPPMLQEYADAIFAKGAPLSNCFGFVDGTVRPISRPGQNQRIVYNGHKRVHSLKFQSVALPNGLIGHMYGPVEGKRHDAFMLMESNILHEVENNAFSPTGQAMCMYGDPAYPLRVHLQTPFRNGVLTPMIEEYNSRMSSVRSSVEWLFGEIINDFKFLDFKKNLKLNLSCVGKMYLVCAFLENVITCLYGNTTSEFFGLDPPSIYYYLN; this is encoded by the exons ATGAACGAAGACGAGTGCATTGCCGAGTTTAGAATGCGAAAACAAGACATACCGATAGTAGTTGACGCTCTACAACTACCAGCCACTATTCAGTGTTCACAAAGAACAATCTGCGATGCAGATGAAGCTCTGTGTATGCTCCTAAGGCGTTTTTGCTATCCTTGTCGATATTCTGATCTGATCGGCCGGTTTGGTAGACCTGTGCCAGAGCTGTGCATGATAACAAACACCTTGATGGACTATATATTTGACAATCATTGCCATCGAATTTCGCAATGGAATTATGATATACTCAATCCACCGATGTTACAAGAATATGCTGATGCAATTTTTGCCAAGGGAGCCCCATTAAGCAACTGTTTTGGCTTTGTAGACGGAACGGTGCGACCAATATCGCGTCCAGGCCAAAACCAAAGAATTGTATATAATGGTCATAAAAGAGTGCACTCTTTAAAGTTTCAGTCAGTGGCGCTGCCTAACGGCCTTATCGGACACATGTATGGCCCAGTCG AGGGCAAAAGACATGATGCATTTATGCTGATGGAATCCAATATTTTGCATGAAGTAGAAAACAATGCATTCTCCCCTACTGGTCAGGCGATGTGTATGTATGGGGACCCTGCGTACCCATTGAGGGTACACCTTCAAACCCCTTTCCGTAATGGAGTTTTGACCCCCATGATTGAAGAGTACAACTCAAGAATGAGCTCAGTACGGTCGTCAGTAGAATGGTTGTTTGGAGAAATCATCAACGACTTCAAATTCTTGGACTTCAAAAAGAACCTGAAACTTAACCTTAGTTGTGTTGGAAAAATGTACCTTGTTTGTGCATTTCTTGAGAATGTAATAACCTGCTTGTATGGAAACACTACTTCAGAGTTCTTTGGTCTTGACCCTCCCTCAATATACTACTACTTAAATTAA